Proteins encoded within one genomic window of Paroedura picta isolate Pp20150507F chromosome 17, Ppicta_v3.0, whole genome shotgun sequence:
- the GPRC5B gene encoding G-protein coupled receptor family C group 5 member B gives MTTFPVASLLLLFVVGYGSSENTSTSRGCGLDLLPQYVYLCDLEAIWGIVVEAVAGAGVLTTFLLMLILLVRLPFIKEKEKRSPLGVHFLFLLGALGLFGLAFAFIIQEDETICAVRRFLWGVLFALCFSCLLAQAWRLRKLVRHGKSPSGWQLAGVAVCLALVQVIIATEWLILTIVRDGKLACSYEPMDFAMASTYVMFLMVVTLGFSFFTVCGKFKKWKKNGVCLIVASLFSVLIWVAWLTMYLYANKELGRRDQWSDPTMAIALVSSGWVFLIFHAVPEVHCTILPSQQESTPNYFDTSQPRMRETAFEDDLQLPRSYMENKAFSMDEHNAALRTAGFRNGSLGSRPSAPFRSNVYQPTEMAVVLNGGTIPTAPPSYTGRHLW, from the exons ATGACCACCTTTCCGGTCGccagccttctcctcctctttgtgGTTGGCTATGGGTCCTCAGAGAACACCAGCACCTCCAGAGGGTGTGGCCTGGATCTTCTCCCGCAGTACGTCTACCTCTGTGACCTGGAGGCCATCTGGGGGATCGTCGTGGAAGCTGTGGCCGGAGCTGGCGTGCTGACCACATTTCTGCTGATGTTGATCTTGCTGGTGAGGTTGCCCTTcatcaaggagaaggagaagagaagtcCTCTGGGGGtccacttcctcttccttttgGGGGCCTTGGGACTTTTTGGCTTGGCGTTTGCCTTCATCATACAGGAAGACGAGACGATATGCGCAGTCCGCCGCTTTCTGTGGGGGGTCCTCTTTGCCCTgtgcttctcctgcttgctcGCCCAGGCCTGGCGGCTACGGAAACTCGTGCGGCACGGCAAAAGCCCCTCCGGATGGCAGCTGGCCGGGGTGGCCGTCTGCCTCGCGCTGGTCCAAGTCATCATTGCTACCGAGTGGCTGATCCTGACCATTGTGAGGGATGGGAAGCTGGCATGCAGTTATGAGCCGATGGATTTTGCAATGGCTTCCACCTACGTCATGTTTCTGATGGTGGTCACGCTGGGTTTTTCTTTCTTCACGGTATGCGGGAAGTTTAAGAAGTGGAAGAAGAATGGCGTATGCCTCATCGTAGCCAGTTTGTTCTCAGTTCTCATTTGGGTCGCTTGGCTGACTATGTATCTGTACGCGAACAAGGAATTGGGTCGAAGAGACCAGTGGAGTGACCCTACAATGGCGATAGCCCTGGTGTCCAGTGGCTGGGTATTTCTGATCTTTCATGCTGTGCCAGAGGTCCACTGCACCATTCTTCCATCTCAGCAAGAAAGCACACCTAATTATTTTGATACTTCGCAACCCCGCATGCGCGAAACAGCTTTTGAGGACGACCTTCAGCTTCCTCGGAGCTACATGGAAAACAAAGCCTTTTCGATGGACGAACACAATGCAG CGTTACGAACGGCAGGATTTCGCAACGGGAGTTTGGGGAGCCGTCCGAGCGCTCCCTTCAGGAGCAACGTCTACCAGCCCACTGAGATGGCGGTGGTCTTAAACGGGGGCACC ATCCCAACTGCTCCGCCGAGTTACACTGGACGACACCTTTGGTGA